Genomic DNA from Novipirellula galeiformis:
GAAAGCGGCTTTCACCTTGACGTGTCACACAGCCGATTTGGGGGCGTCAAGTCAAGGGAGCGAGTGCCAGATTTACTTGATCTTGAAAAGCTCGACTACAAAATGCAGCGTCGCGTTGGGTGGGATCACTCCTCCGGCGCCTCGTGCACCGTACCCGAGTTCCGCGGGGATCTCGAGTTCGATCATGCCTCCTTCGCCGACGAGTTGCAGCCCCTCGGTCCATCCCTTGATCACGCCGCTTAATGGGAATGAGATTTTAGAAGCGCGGCGATACGAACTGTCAAAGATGGATCCATCGTCGAGCCAGCCTTTGTAATGAACCTCGACGCTGTCACTGGCACTGGGGCTTGCGTTATCACTCTTGCGGAGCATGCGGTACTTCAAGCCGGAGTCGGTCGTTATGAATTGCCCATCGGCATCCTCATCGATCGGGCCGGGCTTCTCCTGTTCTTGGGAATCCGCCGGACCGGGTTCAGGCTTCGGACCATCCTTGTCCTCGGGGGCCTCTTCGCCACTGGCGCCGACCGTCATGGAAACAAAAAGCAACAAAAGCAGAGCCGTTTTAAGCATGTGATTCATCCACAAAGTAGAAGCAGGGGGCATACGTGAGCGGCAAATCATATCAAAAATGAAGAATCGCAGGCCGAGTCAATTAGAAATCGCAGTTGCAAGTTCAGGTGCACTGCCATGCTCCGCCCATGTTTTGTGCCCTGCCATCCCGCTCACATGCGTGACGTTTTGATTCACGTCTCCGAAACCTACCGTGGAAAGGTCAAAACGAACGACGTCACTTCAGTGGAGGCATCGGAGTGTTCCGAATGAAATGTGCAAGTTCACGGTCATCAAGCACGCCGAGGTCGCAAACGCGGCCAAGCCTCGCCGAAGGAAACTTCTGGCTTAGTCTGATTGAACCCAAACTCTGGGAGGGGCGGTACTTTGCGAGGAGAAGGTTTGAGGTAGACCGAAGCGTTACAGACGACATGCGAGATCAAAGAACCCTCCCCGCTTGTTTCACGCGTCCCACCTGAAATTAGAATTCACCTTCCCCTTGGGGAGGTCAGAGTCGGCAATAGCCGGCTCTGGTTGGGGGCGTTGAGTTGGAAGTGGATCGTGCAAGCATCGTTTCCCACCATCCCCGGCCCCATGGTGCGGACTTCCCGTCCCAGCCGGGAAGGTGAAATATCACGAGGCAAACGGAACGGGAGCGTTACCGTCGGCGCATAAAAAAACTCTCTTGCAGCAAAGCTACAAGAGAGTTTTAAAAATCCGGCAATACCTACTTTCACGCTGGTATGCACTATCATCGGCTCAGAAAGCTTGACTTCTGTGTTCGGGATGGGAACAGGTATGACCTTTCTGATATGGTCGCCGGAAAGACACACTTACGGGTATTTCACCGCAAGTGCGCCGAGTTGTTTGGTAGCTGTTATTGTATCTGAAAGAGTTTTCTTAAACTTCGTCGAAGCCATGTATCCCTATAGAACATGAGTGCGGGATATCGATGGCCAAACTTTCGCCCGTTAGTACTGGTTAGCTTAATACCTTACGGTACTTACACGCCCAGCCTATCAACCAAGTCGTCTTCTTGGGGGCTTTCGACTAATGTCTACGAATCCTAATCTTGGAGCGGGCTTCACGCTTAGATGCTTTCAGCGTTTATCCGTTCCGAAGTTAGCTATCCAGCCGTGCCGCTAGCGCGACAACTGGTACACCAGAGCTTCGTCCAACTAAATCCTCTCGTACTAAAGTTGAACCTCCTCAAGATTCGTACGCCCACGGCAGATAGGGACCGACCTGTCTCACGACGGTCTGAACCCAGCTCACGTACCACTTTCATTGGCGAACAGCCAAACCCTTGGGAGCTTCTACACCCCCAGGATGTGATGAGCCGACATCGAGGTGCCAAACCGCATCGCCGCTGTGGACGCTCGGATGCGATAAGCCTGTTATCCCCGGAGTACCTTTTATCTGATGAGCGATAACCCTTCCATTCGGGATTACCGGATCACTAAGACCTACTTTCGTACCTGCTCGACTTATGGGTCTCGCAGTCAAGCACACTTCTAACTTTACTCTCTTCGCCTGATTACCGACCAGGCTGAGTGTACCTTTGCACTCCTCCGTTACTCTTTGGGAGGAGACCGCCCCAGTCAAACTGCCCGACTGACATTGTCCTTCGCCCTGATTCAAGGGATCGAAGTTAGAATTAAAATATAACCAGGCTGGTATTTCAACGACGGCTCCTTCGACACTAGCGTGCCGATCTCAAAGCCTCCCAGCTATCCTACACAAATTATATCTCAACCCAATATCAGCCTACAGTAAAGGTTCACGGGGTCTTTCCGTCTAACCGCGGGTATGTGGCATCTTCACCACAACTACAATTTCACCGGGTCTGTGGTTGAGACAGTGCTCCAATCGTTACGCCTTTCATGCAGGTCGGAACTTACCCGACAAGGAACTTCGCTACCTTAGGACCCTCATAGTTAGGGCCGCCGTTTATTGGGGCTTCGGTCGCCAGCTTCGCTCCGAAGAGCTAACCGTCTTCCTTAACCTACCAACACCGGGCAGGCGTCAGACTCTATACATCCACTTGCGTGTTAGCAGAGTCCTGTGTTTTTGATAAACAGTCGTTAGAGCCGATTTTCTGTGGC
This window encodes:
- a CDS encoding FKBP-type peptidyl-prolyl cis-trans isomerase, whose protein sequence is MLKTALLLLLFVSMTVGASGEEAPEDKDGPKPEPGPADSQEQEKPGPIDEDADGQFITTDSGLKYRMLRKSDNASPSASDSVEVHYKGWLDDGSIFDSSYRRASKISFPLSGVIKGWTEGLQLVGEGGMIELEIPAELGYGARGAGGVIPPNATLHFVVELFKIK